The Dunckerocampus dactyliophorus isolate RoL2022-P2 chromosome 13, RoL_Ddac_1.1, whole genome shotgun sequence genome window below encodes:
- the nkx2.2a gene encoding homeobox protein Nkx-2.2a isoform X2, which yields MNPAHACLDAAKTPTAKPPSDLKGSCVETNLIWTDRTSGLSERKVLGAATFFVAPHQNMSLTNTKTGFSVKDILDLPDTNDEEGSITGAEEDTEGSESTSTTKSTGVLVKSPLENVQNLPLKNPFYDTSDNPYTRWLATTDSIQYSLHGLSAGSQDSAKSPEPSADDESPDNDKETSSSGGSDSGKKRKRRVLFSKAQTYELERRFRQQRYLSAPEREHLASLIRLTPTQVKIWFQNHRYKMKRARAEKGMEVSHLPSPRRVAVPVLVRDGKPCHTLKAQDLAATFQAGIPFSAYGAQSLQHMQYNAQYSATATPHFPTAHHLVQTQQWTW from the exons ATGAACCCTGCACACGCTTGTCTTGACGCAGCCAAGACACCCACAGCCAAACCCCCCTCTGATCTAAAAG GTTCATGCGTTGAGACCAACCTTATATGGACGGATCGAACAAG CGGATTGTCCGAGAGAAAGGTGCTTGGtgctgcaactttttttgtcgcCCCCCACCAGAATATGTCGTTGACCAACACAAAGACGGGCTTCTCTGTAAAGGACATTTTGGACCTTCCGGACACAAATGACGAAGAAGGATCTATCACCGGGGCGGAGGAGGACACGGAGGGTTCGGAGAGCACGTCCACAACGAAAAGCACTGGAGTTTTGGTCAAAAGTCCTCTGGAAAACGTGCAGAACTTGCCTTTAAAGAACCCATTTTATGACACGAGTGACAATCCCTACACACGATGGCTCGCCACTACGGACAGTATTCAATATTCAT TGCACGGCCTCTCCGCCGGCTCCCAGGACTCGGCCAAGTCCCCGGAGCCGTCCGCGGACGACGAATCGCCGGACAACGACAAGGAGACGTCCAGCAGCGGTGGGAGCGACTCCGGCAAGAAGCGCAAAAGGCGGGTGCTGTTCTCCAAGGCGCAGACCTACGAGCTGGAGCGCCGCTTCCGGCAACAGAGGTACCTGTCAGCCCCAGAGAGGGAGCACCTTGCCAGCCTGATCCGCCTCACCCCTACTCAAGTAAAGATCTGGTTCCAGAACCACCGGTATAAGATGAAGCGAGCCCGGGCCGAGAAAGGTATGGAAGTGAGCCATCTCCCTTCTCCTAGGCGGGTGGCCGTGCCCGTCTTAGTCAGGGATGGGAAGCCCTGTCACACCCTTAAAGCTCAGGACTTGGCGGCCACTTTTCAGGCCGGGATCCCGTTCTCGGCGTACGGTGCGCAGTCGCTCCAACACATGCAGTATAACGCGCAGTACAGCGCCACGGCCACACCGCACTTCCCCACGGCGCACCACTTGGTGCAAACGCAACAGTGGACTTGGTGA
- the nkx2.2a gene encoding homeobox protein Nkx-2.2a isoform X1, producing MNPAHACLDAAKTPTAKPPSDLKGSCVETNLIWTDRTSGLSERKVLGAATFFVAPHQNMSLTNTKTGFSVKDILDLPDTNDEEGSITGAEEDTEGSESTSTTKSTGVLVKSPLENVQNLPLKNPFYDTSDNPYTRWLATTDSIQYSLFLPFLAAAVHGLSAGSQDSAKSPEPSADDESPDNDKETSSSGGSDSGKKRKRRVLFSKAQTYELERRFRQQRYLSAPEREHLASLIRLTPTQVKIWFQNHRYKMKRARAEKGMEVSHLPSPRRVAVPVLVRDGKPCHTLKAQDLAATFQAGIPFSAYGAQSLQHMQYNAQYSATATPHFPTAHHLVQTQQWTW from the exons ATGAACCCTGCACACGCTTGTCTTGACGCAGCCAAGACACCCACAGCCAAACCCCCCTCTGATCTAAAAG GTTCATGCGTTGAGACCAACCTTATATGGACGGATCGAACAAG CGGATTGTCCGAGAGAAAGGTGCTTGGtgctgcaactttttttgtcgcCCCCCACCAGAATATGTCGTTGACCAACACAAAGACGGGCTTCTCTGTAAAGGACATTTTGGACCTTCCGGACACAAATGACGAAGAAGGATCTATCACCGGGGCGGAGGAGGACACGGAGGGTTCGGAGAGCACGTCCACAACGAAAAGCACTGGAGTTTTGGTCAAAAGTCCTCTGGAAAACGTGCAGAACTTGCCTTTAAAGAACCCATTTTATGACACGAGTGACAATCCCTACACACGATGGCTCGCCACTACGGACAGTATTCAATATTCAT TGTTCCTTCCCTTTCTCGCCGCCGCAGTGCACGGCCTCTCCGCCGGCTCCCAGGACTCGGCCAAGTCCCCGGAGCCGTCCGCGGACGACGAATCGCCGGACAACGACAAGGAGACGTCCAGCAGCGGTGGGAGCGACTCCGGCAAGAAGCGCAAAAGGCGGGTGCTGTTCTCCAAGGCGCAGACCTACGAGCTGGAGCGCCGCTTCCGGCAACAGAGGTACCTGTCAGCCCCAGAGAGGGAGCACCTTGCCAGCCTGATCCGCCTCACCCCTACTCAAGTAAAGATCTGGTTCCAGAACCACCGGTATAAGATGAAGCGAGCCCGGGCCGAGAAAGGTATGGAAGTGAGCCATCTCCCTTCTCCTAGGCGGGTGGCCGTGCCCGTCTTAGTCAGGGATGGGAAGCCCTGTCACACCCTTAAAGCTCAGGACTTGGCGGCCACTTTTCAGGCCGGGATCCCGTTCTCGGCGTACGGTGCGCAGTCGCTCCAACACATGCAGTATAACGCGCAGTACAGCGCCACGGCCACACCGCACTTCCCCACGGCGCACCACTTGGTGCAAACGCAACAGTGGACTTGGTGA